The sequence GCCAGAAGTCCCAGCCGCCGTGCTCGGCTGCAAACCGTGAAATCCCTTCGAGAATCGAGCGACTCCAGTGACTTTCGTTCAAAACCAAGAGCGCGATGCGGAGTCGATCAGGGTATACCGAGAGTCGTTGGATCATGCGGAGTAATTCTTACTCGGTTGAAAATTTGGCCCGTGGGGAACTGGTGAGAGCGGCTGAAAGCTTCCTCCTCCGCCCGAGGATCCAGCCTGCCGTTCCAATCATCGCCTTAGAATAGCAATTCCCGGACCGAAAATGGGTGCGGGTTTCGCCACTAGCCGTTTTTCATGGGTGATGATTCCTTCACACATCGAGTTTCGATTTCGCCATCTGGCCGGAAAAAACGAACATTTTTCTGCGCATAAAATCATTGTGACGATTTCCGCCAAAGCGATACTTCATAAAAAGCAGGCGAGCCTGCACAGAATAAGTGCAGTCGCCTCATTGCCATTACCCACCGATGCGTCTGAACGCTTCCCCCAAACGAACTTCTGGGAACCAACATGGATCGACGAACCTGCGCCCATCCCACATCGATTCTCCTTGGTTTGTTGGCGATGTCGGCAAGCTTGTTGAGCGGCGTCGAAAGCCGAGCTTGCACGACGGCCGTCATCAGCGGCAAAGCGACCATCGACGGTCGGCCGATTCTTTGGAAGAACCGCGACACGACTTCGTCGATTCATAACGAAGTCGCGCTGTTCGAAGAGGGCAAGTACAAAGCGATCGGCATCGTCAACGCCGGCAATCGGGGCGCGATCTGGATGGGGATGAACGAAGCCGGCTTCTGCATCGAGAACTCGGTCAGCCGAGATCTTTCGGTGCAAGGGGAAGGGAAGGGGCCCGGCAACGGCGGCTTGATGAAAAAAGCGCTGCAAACCTGCGCCACCGTCGAAGACTTCGTCAAATTGCTCGAAGAAACGAATCAATCAGGGCGCAGCACCGTCGCCAACTTCGGCGTGATCGACGCTTCCGGCGGCGCAGCGCTCTTTGAAACCGGCCCGAAATCGTACAAGAAGTTCGACGCCAACGATCCCGAAATCGCGCCGAACGGCTACGTCGTTCGCTCCAACTTCTCAACGACTGGACGGAATCTCGACGCGAATCCGACGCCGGAAGAATTAGGCGAAATCTACTCGGCCGAGCGTTACCTGCGAGCTTGCTCGCTGATGAAGATCGAAGATGGCTCAAAGCTCTCGGTGGAACATGTCGTTCGTCGTTGCACGCGCGACATGGCGGCGATTGATGGTCCCCATCCCGGCACCGTCAATTCGCCGGAAGGGAAGCTTCCGGAAACGATCGCCACGACCAATACCATCAGCCGGACGACCACCGTTTCGGCCGCCGTCTTCCAAGGCGTGCTGCCTGGCGAAGACGCCTCGCTGACCACGATGTGGGCGATCCTGGGAGACCCCAAGTTTTCGATCGCCGTTCCTTGCTGGGTCGCCGGCGGAGTCGCCGACGAGTTGGAAGACAAGCGGGGCGGAGAGTTGGGAGAGATTGCGATCTCGCTTCGCGACTGGAACCTGACCCCGGACAAAGATGGCGTTTTCACCCACGCCCTGCCGGGAATCTGGAATGACCTGTGGGCGACCGAAGACGCGCTGCTGGCCGAGACGAAAAAAGTGAAAGAGTCGTGGGCCAAACGCAAGATCGCGCCGGCTGTCGTCGCTCGCTATCACGCAAATAGCGCCAAGCGGGCGATGAAGGCGATGGAAAAAGAATTTGTTGAGACGAAAGAGGCCGCGCTCGCGGTTCCGCAGCCTGCAGTTCCGGCGTTCGCTCCGGAAGCGACGTCGACCAATCCGTAGTGACGTTTCGCGCGGAACCTTCGACTTCCCTTCGATTCTCTCAGGATAAAAATACGCTATGACCTCTCGCTTCCTCCAGATCGTTTCGCTTCGCCTGATTGTTGGCTTGACCCTGTCGCTGGCGGCGGCGCCAGCCATCGCTTTGGCGGAAAAAGACGCCAGCGAATCTTCGAGCGAACTGATTCGCGTCGCGATCTACAGCCACTCGGTTCCTGACGGTCCCACCTCAGGACCGACCAATCTGCAGCGTTTCCTTTCGTCCGAGAATGGCTTCCAAGCGGTCGTCGTCTCGCCTGAGGATATTCGCGGCGGCGTCCTGAAAGACTTCGACGTCTTGGTCATGCCCGGCGGATCGGCCAGTCTGCAGGCCAAGAAGCTGGAAGAGAGCGGCTGCGAAAACGTGAAAAACTTCGTTCGCGAAGGAGGGGGCTATGTCGGCATCTGTGCCGGCGCCTATCTCGCTTCGGCCCAGTATTCGTGGTCGCTGGGGATTGTGAACGCCAAAGTTTGGGATCGTTCCCACTGGGCTCGCGGTACCGGCGAAGTTTCGCTTTGCCTCACTCCGGCCGGCTGCGACGTGTTGCAGTCGAAGAATGCGAACCTCGACGTTTATTACGGTCAGGGCCCATTGCTCGTTCCGCACAATTCGCCGGAACTGCCGGGCTACGAAGTGCTGGCGACCTACAAGACCGAAATCGCGGAGAAGGGGGCTCCAGCGGGGGCGATGGTTGGAACGCACGCGATTATCCGTACGATGTATGAAGATGGTCGCGTTATTTGCTTCAGCCCGCACCCGGAAAAATCGGGCGGTCCCAACTCCATCATGATGGAAGGGATTCGCTGGGCCGGATCGGGGCGCTAATCACGCCGCGAAGTTAGGCGGAACCTGGAATTCGCGTTTTCGTCATCGAGGATCAGTCGTTTTGTTTCGTTCTCGTCACGCTCCGTTGCCGTTGCTTGCAAGTCAAAAGCTGGCGAGCATGCCGTCTCTCTGCACGGCGCGGCATGCAATCGAGTACCACTATCCGTGGTCGATTGACGACTTGTTCGATTCGCCCGGCAAACGATTGCCGCTGATCGGATATGGGAGCCTGATGAATTTGGCCTCGGCGCGACGCTCGCTCAACGCACAATGTTTGGCTTCGGCCAAGCCGGTGATCGTGCTCGGCGCTCGGCGCGTCTACGAATATGTGATGAGTCCGAAAGGACGCGGCGTCTACGGCGACTCCGTCGCGCACGACCAATTCGGCGTTTTGAATGCACAGTCGACCGGCGATCGTTCCGATTGGTTCAACGGCGTGATGTTTCAGGTTGGCGCGGATGATATTCCGGCGCTTCTCTCGCGCGAATCGGCCTACGATTTGATGCCGGCGTGGACTCTCTCTTGGAATGAAGCCTCGCCGCAGCCGTATATCGCCTATTTCCTGTCGTGCCGCCGCACCTCATACGCGGGTCGACAGCTCATAGATTCGCAGATTCTGCCCCATCCGCATTATCATGCGATTTGCGAAGAAGGGTGCCAGGCGATTTCTAAAGACTTTCTGCACGCCTTCCGTACGACGACGTGGGTCCGTCAGTCGCGACTGATCGACGCCGCCGATTACCAATTGGAATCGGCTTAGGCGTCGTCGCTTTTTCAATCGTCGCTCGCCAAGTCGGTTACTTGGCGAACAGATTCCCCAGGTCGCGAAATCCTTTGATTTCGATCGCATTCCCTGACGGATCGAAGAAGAACATCGTTCCTTGTTCGCCCGGTTGGCCGGCAAAGCGGATGTAGGGAGCGATCACAAACTCGATGCCGAGCGACTTCAAGCGTTCGGCAAGTTCCGCCCAAGTTTCTAGGTCAAGTACGACGCCAAAGTGCGGAACAGGAACGCCATGTCCGTCGACTTCGTTATAGGCCGGCGTATCTTTTTTGTTCTTGTTCACGTGGCAGACGAACTGATGACCGAAGAAGTCGAAGTCGACCCAGGTCTCGGCGCTTCGTCCTTCCGGACACCCCAACAGCTCACCATAAAACTGACGTGCTGAGGCCAAGTCATGCACTTGAACCGCCAGGTGAAAGGGGCGAAGCGGCTTGTCGGCTTGCGCGGTAACGGCGCCCGCTGAAACTTGCGTCACATCATCTGCTGAAGAATTCGGCATCGGTGGTTTCTGTGTGGGGTAAATGTTGATTTTTCGCAACCAAGCGAGAGTATCCAAAAGAAAACGCAAGAATCATACCGGCAGATGCTCTATCTAGGCGAAATTACGCATGGAAAACGCCGGATGTTTGCGTAGGTCGGACGCAGCTTAAAACGCGCAGGTTCGTGGTCGGATTCGGGCGCCAAATGAGATTTTTCCAGCAAACTCCCTGAAGATTGTTACGGATGTTCCCTTGGTGCAGATTGGTCGGCCACCGCCGCAAGCGTTCTCCGTCTCATCGCGATTTGTCGCTCCCGCCGCAGGCGGGCGTTTTCTGGCAAATTTGATCTGAAGCGACAAAATTGCTAGTTAGGCGAAACTATGTTTTACTTAACGTAAGCGTCACCCACAGCCGGAGGAGGATGCCGGTTTCTTGGTCGCAGGACTGCGGCGATTCCCCCTCATTATGGATTGCACCCGTGACTACTCTCTTTACAGCGACGCGAGCCGCGTTGCTCGCCGCCCTCTTGTTGCCGATGACCGTATTCGGCGCCGAAGGGGATGCGAAAGAAGCCCCGGTCGCTCAAACCGACCAAAACGAAGACCTCTCTGCGATTCGCGAACAGTCGAAAGCGTTCGTGACCGCCTTTAATGCCGGCGACGCCGCGGCCGTCGCCGCGATGTGGACCGAGCATGGTCAGTATGTCGACGACTCGGGCCGCAGCTACATCGGGCGCAAAGCGATCGAAGCGGCGTATGCCGATCACTTTAAACAGCACCCGGGGATGAAAATCGACCTGAAGATCGATTCGCTTCACTTGCTGAGTGACGAAGCGGCGCTCGAAGAAGGGCGGACGCTCGTCACCCCGGTCTCCGACGGCGACCCAGGTTTTAACGCCTACTCGGCGATTCATGTGAAGATTGACGGCAAGTGGCAGATGGCGTCAGTTCGCGATCGTTGGGTCGCGATGCCTTCGGCCCATCGCAACATCGCTGACCTCGAGTGGCTGATCGGCAAATGGTCTGCGGAAGAGTTTGGCGTGCAAATCGATTCCGAATGCCGCTGGATCGCCAACAAGAGCTTCGTGGAACGGAGTTACACGACGACGAGCCCCGGCGGAGCGAAAGCTTCCGGCGTTCAGCTGATCGGTTGGAATCCAATTCAAGGACGGATTCAATCGTGGAACTTCAGCCCGGACGGAGGTCATGCCGTCGGCTTGTGGACTCCGATCAAAAACGGCTTTGTCGCCGAAATGCGCGGCGTGACCGGCGGCGGACTGCCGACCGAATCGGTCAACACGCTGACCAAACTGGACGACAACGCGTACGTCTGGCAATCGACCGGTCGTTCGATCGGCGGTACGCCTCTTCCCGATACCGGCGAAGTGGTGATCAAGCGTCAAACCTCGCAGCCGTAATTCTCCTCCCCAATTCAAACGCATAACGGATATTAGCCATGAAACGTCATCTTTCCTGGACGGTAACCTGCGGGCTTGTGCTCGCAATCGCCAGCACGCAATGTTGGGCGCGCGGCGGCTTTGGCGGCGGCGGCGGCGGATTCCACGGCAGCATGGGTGGCGGCGGCTTCGGCGGCGGCATGCATGGTGGAATGGGAGGCGGCTTCGGCGGCGGCGGCGGAATGCCTCACGGCGGTAACTTTGGCGGCCTCGGAGGAGGCGGTCTTCCTCACGGCGGCGATTTCGGCGGCCTGGGTGGCGGCGGAGGCAACTTCGGCGGTCTGGGCGGCGGTGGAGGCAACTTCGGCGGACTGGGCGGCGGTGGTCTCGATCACGGCGGAAACTTTGGCGGCCTTGGCGCTGGGGGACTTGGCGCCGGCGGTCTGGGCGCTGGAGGTCTCGGCGGCGGTCTCGACCGCGGCAATTTCGGCGGCCTTGGCGGCGGCGCTGGTCTTGATCGCGGCGGTCTCGGCGCCGGCGCGTTCGGCGGAGCGGCCCCAAGTCGCAGCCAATTGAACAGCTTCCTGGGGCTTCCTTCCGACGGCGGAATGCATGGCCTCGGCACGAACGTGAATCATTACAGCCACGACGGCAACTACTTTGACGTCAACCACGCGTCGGTCGATGGTCCGCGCGGCGGCGCTGCCGCCGGAACGACGGTCACCGGCCCGCGCGACAATACGGTTGGTCGCGGCGCTGCCGTTGGTCCTAATGGCGGCGCAGTCGCGGGACGTGGTTTTGAAGGCGCCGGCGGAGCTGCCGGCGGTCAAGCGGTCGCTCGCGGTCCGCGCGGCGATGTTGCGGCCGGGGGCGCGGTTCGCGGTCCCAACGGCGGAGTCGCCGCTCGCGGCGCGGTGGTCGGGCCTCATGGCGCGGCGGCCGGTTTCGTCCGCGTTTCTCCGTCCGATCGGTATAGCTGCGCCGTCGGCGTTCGCACCAACTTCAATCATTGGGGCGTCTATGGTCCTGGCTGGTACACCAATCATCCTGGCGCCTGGTTCGCCGCGGGTTGGACGGCCGGCTATTGCTGGCGAGCCGCCACTTGGGGTTCGGTCGACGCATGGATGGGCTACTATCCGGTCGCGCCGATCTACTATGATTATGGGAACACGGTCGTCTATCAGAACGATTCGGTTTACGTGAACGGCCAGAGCGTCGGCACGCCGGAACAGTATTACGATTCGGCCAGTACGCTCGCCGAAGATGGCGCTCAGGCCGACGCCTCGTCGGACGGCGATTGGATGCCGCTCGGGGTTTTCGCCCTGTCGAAGTCAGGCGAAACGACCTCGGACGTGACGATCCAATTGGCGGTCAACAAACAAGGGATCATCCGCGGCAACTATACCGACACCACGTCCGGCAAGACGCAAGTGATCCAAGGTTCGGTCGACAAGAAGACGCAGCGCGTTGCGTTCACCGTCGGCGACAATACGAACAACGTCGTCGAGACCGGACTCTACAACCTGACCAAGGATGAAGCGCCGGTTCTGATTCACTTCGGCAAGGACAAGACCGAGCAATGGCTCCTCGTTCGCTTGAAGAAGCCGGACGATTCCAACTCGGAAGATCCCTTGAGCGAATAATCACGTCGCGCTCATCGAAAACTCACAAATCGGCGATCTCTTCGGAGAGCGCCGATTTGCATTCTCCTCCAAGATTCACTTCTCGATCCTAGAGAGTTCGCAAAATGAAACTGATGTGGTATTCGCTCCCGGTCCTCCTCCTTGCAGGCGTCGCCTTGGCGCAGCCGGCCGGCTATCCGCCTCCGGGATACGGCTATCCTTACTATGGCGGCGGCTATCACGCTGCGACCGCCGAAGAATCAGCGATGAATGGGATGGCGAATCTGACGAGCGCTCAAGGTTCGTACAACCTGCAAACCGCTCAAGCCGCCGTCTATGCGACGCAAGCGCAGAGCCAAGAGATCGCCAATCACCAGCAATACGCCAACACTTACTTCCAGATGCGTGAGCAGCGCGACGCCTATGAAGCGACGAAGCGCGTTCACCCATCCGAAGAACAGCTGGCCTATCTCGCCCGCGAAGCGGCGCCGAAACCGCTGACGCCCGACCAGGTCAACGCCGTCAGCGGCCAGGTGAAATGGCCGACCTTGCTGCAATATCCCTCCTTCGAAGCCGAGCGTCAGGAATTGACCTCGCTGTTGGAAAAGAAGGCGACCAACGGCGACCTCGGTTACCAGGACGTCAATGCGTTTATCCAAACGGCGGACGATATGAACGCCAAGTTGAAGAGCGGCATCCAGAAAGTTCCGCCGCAGCAGTATGTCGAAGCGAGCTCCTTCTTGAAGAGCTTACTCTATCAGACCTGCCAGGTTGGTTTGCAGTAATTCATCGACGCCCTCATCCCAGAGATTTCAACCATGCGTATTTCTTTCCCCCGCTTTCTGGCGTCGATCGCGATAACCGCGTCGCTGGCGTTTGCCGGCACGGCCTATTGCGCTCCGTCAACGGTCGAACAATCGATCGCAGCGCTCTCGTCGACCGACGAAGAGACGCAGATTTCCGCCATTAGCCAGTTGGGCGTTGCCGGCAATACCGCCGCCGTCGCTCCGCTGACCAAACAACTCATGTCGACGTCCCCGCTGATTCGCGCTCACGCGGCTCATGCCCTGGGAGCGATCGGCCACGACGCCGCGCCGGCCGTCGACGAACTCGTCAAACTGGTCGGCGATGCCGATCCGCTCGTTCGCCGTCAGGCGATCGACGCGCTGCAAGCGATTCATCCTGATCGCCAAAAAGTGATTGGTCTGTTCGCCACTTTGCTCAGCGACTCCGATCCGGCGGTTCGCCTGCGGGTGATGCACGCGATTTCCGACGCCGGCAAAGCGGCTGTTCCCGGTTTGTCCGCAGCGCTGAAGAATGAAAAGGCGGCCTTCTGGGCTTGCTTGATCTTGCGTGAGATGGGACCGGAAGCGAGCGAAGCGGCCCCGGCCCTGACCGCGCTACTATCCGAAGCGCCGATCGAAACGCAGCGCGAAGCGATTTTGGCTCTAGCCGCGATGCCAGAAGCCGCGGAAAAATCAATCCCCGCGATCTCGAAGTGCCTGGATGCCGACCATTTGAAACTTGCTTCGACTTTCGCTTTGGGTCGGATCGGCAAGATTCCGCCGGAAGCCAGCGAACGAGTCATGGCCAACGTCAACAGCCCGGATCCGCTCCTCGGCCTGATGAGCCGCTGGGCTTTGGCGCGTGCCAATCCGACGGACGAACCGTTGCAGAAAGACGTGGTCGAGCGGTTGGCCAAGGGAGTCGCTAGCGAAAACGGCTGGATTCGCTCTGCGTCGGCTCAGGCCCTGATCTCGCTGCACGCGAAGCCGGACTTGGTGATCGCCGAACTGCACAAGACGCTCCCTGGCGCCGATCCGGCGATTCTCGGCGATGCGATCCAAGTGCTGGCCAGCCTTGGTCCGGAAGCGATTCCGCACCTGACGGCGGCCCTGAAGAATCCGCAACTCCGTCAACCGGTCGCGGCGATTCTCGGCGAAATGGGCGCCAAAGCGGCCCCGGCTGTGCCAGCGCTGATCGGTCTGATCGACGACGAGAATCCGCGTACCGCCAACGCCGCGATCTTGGCGATCGGCAAGATTGGTCCGGCCGCCAAAGAGGCGGTGCCGCGTTTGACGAAAGCGCTCGAAGAAGGGGAAGGGCAGACGCCTCATGATGCGGCGCTGGCCCTCGGCCAAATCGGCCCCGACGCCAAAACGGCCGAGCCGGCCCTGACGAAAGCGATGACCAGCAGCGAAGACGTGACGCTTCGCGTATTGTCCGCTTGGGCGCTGCTGAAGATCGACGGCAAGTCGGCGGCGGAGAAAATCTTGCCGGAGCTGACGGCGGCGATCAAAGCGAAAG is a genomic window of Blastopirellula sediminis containing:
- a CDS encoding carcinine hydrolase/isopenicillin-N N-acyltransferase family protein: MDRRTCAHPTSILLGLLAMSASLLSGVESRACTTAVISGKATIDGRPILWKNRDTTSSIHNEVALFEEGKYKAIGIVNAGNRGAIWMGMNEAGFCIENSVSRDLSVQGEGKGPGNGGLMKKALQTCATVEDFVKLLEETNQSGRSTVANFGVIDASGGAALFETGPKSYKKFDANDPEIAPNGYVVRSNFSTTGRNLDANPTPEELGEIYSAERYLRACSLMKIEDGSKLSVEHVVRRCTRDMAAIDGPHPGTVNSPEGKLPETIATTNTISRTTTVSAAVFQGVLPGEDASLTTMWAILGDPKFSIAVPCWVAGGVADELEDKRGGELGEIAISLRDWNLTPDKDGVFTHALPGIWNDLWATEDALLAETKKVKESWAKRKIAPAVVARYHANSAKRAMKAMEKEFVETKEAALAVPQPAVPAFAPEATSTNP
- a CDS encoding BPL-N domain-containing protein yields the protein MTSRFLQIVSLRLIVGLTLSLAAAPAIALAEKDASESSSELIRVAIYSHSVPDGPTSGPTNLQRFLSSENGFQAVVVSPEDIRGGVLKDFDVLVMPGGSASLQAKKLEESGCENVKNFVREGGGYVGICAGAYLASAQYSWSLGIVNAKVWDRSHWARGTGEVSLCLTPAGCDVLQSKNANLDVYYGQGPLLVPHNSPELPGYEVLATYKTEIAEKGAPAGAMVGTHAIIRTMYEDGRVICFSPHPEKSGGPNSIMMEGIRWAGSGR
- a CDS encoding VOC family protein — its product is MPNSSADDVTQVSAGAVTAQADKPLRPFHLAVQVHDLASARQFYGELLGCPEGRSAETWVDFDFFGHQFVCHVNKNKKDTPAYNEVDGHGVPVPHFGVVLDLETWAELAERLKSLGIEFVIAPYIRFAGQPGEQGTMFFFDPSGNAIEIKGFRDLGNLFAK
- a CDS encoding YybH family protein, translated to MTTLFTATRAALLAALLLPMTVFGAEGDAKEAPVAQTDQNEDLSAIREQSKAFVTAFNAGDAAAVAAMWTEHGQYVDDSGRSYIGRKAIEAAYADHFKQHPGMKIDLKIDSLHLLSDEAALEEGRTLVTPVSDGDPGFNAYSAIHVKIDGKWQMASVRDRWVAMPSAHRNIADLEWLIGKWSAEEFGVQIDSECRWIANKSFVERSYTTTSPGGAKASGVQLIGWNPIQGRIQSWNFSPDGGHAVGLWTPIKNGFVAEMRGVTGGGLPTESVNTLTKLDDNAYVWQSTGRSIGGTPLPDTGEVVIKRQTSQP
- a CDS encoding protocadherin yields the protein MKRHLSWTVTCGLVLAIASTQCWARGGFGGGGGGFHGSMGGGGFGGGMHGGMGGGFGGGGGMPHGGNFGGLGGGGLPHGGDFGGLGGGGGNFGGLGGGGGNFGGLGGGGLDHGGNFGGLGAGGLGAGGLGAGGLGGGLDRGNFGGLGGGAGLDRGGLGAGAFGGAAPSRSQLNSFLGLPSDGGMHGLGTNVNHYSHDGNYFDVNHASVDGPRGGAAAGTTVTGPRDNTVGRGAAVGPNGGAVAGRGFEGAGGAAGGQAVARGPRGDVAAGGAVRGPNGGVAARGAVVGPHGAAAGFVRVSPSDRYSCAVGVRTNFNHWGVYGPGWYTNHPGAWFAAGWTAGYCWRAATWGSVDAWMGYYPVAPIYYDYGNTVVYQNDSVYVNGQSVGTPEQYYDSASTLAEDGAQADASSDGDWMPLGVFALSKSGETTSDVTIQLAVNKQGIIRGNYTDTTSGKTQVIQGSVDKKTQRVAFTVGDNTNNVVETGLYNLTKDEAPVLIHFGKDKTEQWLLVRLKKPDDSNSEDPLSE
- a CDS encoding HEAT repeat domain-containing protein, which codes for MRISFPRFLASIAITASLAFAGTAYCAPSTVEQSIAALSSTDEETQISAISQLGVAGNTAAVAPLTKQLMSTSPLIRAHAAHALGAIGHDAAPAVDELVKLVGDADPLVRRQAIDALQAIHPDRQKVIGLFATLLSDSDPAVRLRVMHAISDAGKAAVPGLSAALKNEKAAFWACLILREMGPEASEAAPALTALLSEAPIETQREAILALAAMPEAAEKSIPAISKCLDADHLKLASTFALGRIGKIPPEASERVMANVNSPDPLLGLMSRWALARANPTDEPLQKDVVERLAKGVASENGWIRSASAQALISLHAKPDLVIAELHKTLPGADPAILGDAIQVLASLGPEAIPHLTAALKNPQLRQPVAAILGEMGAKAAPAVPALIGLIDDENPRTANAAILAIGKIGPAAKEAVPRLTKALEEGEGQTPHDAALALGQIGPDAKTAEPALTKAMTSSEDVTLRVLSAWALLKIDGKSAAEKILPELTAAIKAKAPLARKGAAELLGQLGAAAKEAAPGLKGLLQDDDAAVRDAAAQALQSIDGEK